In Nocardioides sp., the following proteins share a genomic window:
- a CDS encoding hemolysin family protein yields MDPWLSLLVGVCVVLLITGGTAFFVAQEFAYMAVDRSRLTASAARGDAAAARALGITSRTSFMLSGAQLGITVTGLLVGYVAEPLIGVALADLAGGSSTAWALGVGSIVALGFSTIVQMLFGELLPKNYAISRPDGSARWLATPTRIYLAVMKPLIWFFDKAAELFLKAMGIEPVHDVEHAATASDLEHVVELSRDSGELDDELSTMIDRIIDFPRQDVGHAMIARSRVDTLASTSTLAQARTSMSTGSSRYPVLDEGDNVVGVLHLLDVLGAPRTEGPITDLVRPALVVPELMKLPAALSLLRYEKERLACVVDEYGGFTGILTIEDLAEEIVGEITDEHDPDDLNAEPVEDDGIWIMNGDVHVDEVERALRIDLPPGEYETIAGLVIDSVGALPEQGQTVDIALPLDATALLEDETPIPLTLHVEVLEIANHVPSRLRLTLPESEPVVGESDTIEDER; encoded by the coding sequence ATGGACCCTTGGCTTTCGTTGCTCGTCGGCGTGTGCGTCGTCCTCCTCATCACGGGCGGGACTGCGTTCTTCGTGGCGCAGGAGTTCGCGTACATGGCCGTCGACCGGTCGCGTCTGACCGCGTCCGCAGCGCGAGGTGACGCCGCTGCGGCGCGCGCACTCGGCATCACCTCGCGCACCTCCTTCATGCTCTCGGGTGCCCAACTCGGCATCACGGTGACCGGTCTTCTGGTCGGTTATGTCGCGGAGCCGTTGATCGGTGTCGCGCTGGCAGACCTGGCCGGCGGGTCGTCCACGGCCTGGGCACTCGGCGTGGGATCGATCGTGGCACTGGGGTTCTCGACCATCGTGCAGATGCTGTTCGGCGAGTTGCTGCCGAAGAACTACGCGATCTCCCGGCCGGACGGGTCCGCGCGCTGGCTGGCCACCCCGACGCGGATCTACCTGGCGGTGATGAAGCCGCTGATCTGGTTCTTCGACAAGGCGGCCGAATTGTTCTTGAAGGCCATGGGCATCGAACCGGTTCACGATGTCGAGCACGCGGCGACCGCCAGCGATCTCGAACACGTCGTGGAACTGTCACGAGACAGCGGTGAACTCGACGACGAACTGTCCACCATGATCGACCGCATCATCGACTTCCCCCGCCAAGACGTCGGCCACGCCATGATCGCGCGCAGCCGGGTCGACACCCTGGCGAGCACGAGCACTCTGGCGCAGGCCAGGACGTCGATGAGCACCGGGTCAAGCCGTTACCCGGTCCTCGACGAGGGCGACAACGTGGTCGGCGTACTCCACCTCCTCGATGTATTGGGCGCCCCGCGGACCGAGGGGCCGATCACCGACCTGGTGCGACCGGCCCTGGTCGTACCAGAACTCATGAAACTGCCCGCGGCGCTGTCCCTGTTGCGTTATGAGAAGGAACGGCTGGCTTGTGTCGTCGACGAGTACGGCGGCTTCACCGGCATCCTCACCATCGAGGACCTGGCCGAGGAGATCGTCGGCGAGATCACCGACGAACACGACCCCGACGACCTCAACGCCGAACCCGTCGAGGACGACGGCATCTGGATCATGAACGGCGACGTCCACGTCGACGAGGTGGAGCGGGCCTTGCGCATCGATCTTCCCCCAGGCGAGTACGAAACGATCGCCGGCCTGGTCATCGACTCCGTGGGTGCACTCCCGGAGCAGGGTCAGACGGTCGACATCGCGTTGCCTCTCGACGCGACCGCGCTGCTGGAGGACGAGACCCCGATTCCGCTCACTCTCCACGTGGAGGTGCTGGAGATCGCCAATCACGTGCCCTCGCGACTGCGATTGACCCTGCCGGAGTCGGAGCCCGTCGTGGGGGAGTCCGACACGATCGAGGATGAGCGATGA
- a CDS encoding ATP-binding cassette domain-containing protein yields MTILRSRSTPTIDADCDGIRADGVSKAYGATVVLDAVSLDLPRGGVTALIGPNGAGKSTLLSVVGRLLRADGGRVTVDGLDVSSTASDVLARKLAVLRQDNHLDIRLSVRDLVTFGRYPHSKGRPGSDDLAHVERALAHFDLTDLADRFLDQLSGGQRQRAFVAMVLCQDTDFVLLDEPLNNLDLRHAATMMRRLRAAARELGRTVVVVLHDLNVASCYADTIVAMRAGRIAACGSPEEVIDDEVLTRVYGLPVRVHELDGQRIATYHG; encoded by the coding sequence ATGACCATCCTCAGGTCCAGATCCACGCCGACGATCGACGCCGACTGCGACGGCATCCGTGCCGACGGGGTCAGCAAGGCATACGGCGCCACGGTCGTGCTCGACGCTGTCAGCCTCGACTTGCCGCGCGGCGGCGTTACAGCCCTCATCGGCCCCAACGGTGCCGGCAAATCGACGCTGCTCTCGGTCGTGGGGCGCCTGCTGCGGGCCGACGGAGGCCGGGTCACCGTCGACGGGCTCGACGTATCGAGCACGGCCTCCGACGTCTTGGCGCGCAAACTCGCGGTGCTGCGTCAGGACAACCACCTCGACATCCGCCTTTCGGTGCGCGACCTGGTGACCTTCGGCCGCTACCCGCACTCCAAGGGGCGCCCGGGATCCGACGATCTGGCCCACGTCGAACGAGCGCTGGCTCACTTCGACCTGACCGATCTGGCCGACCGGTTCCTCGATCAGCTCTCAGGTGGCCAGCGCCAGCGTGCCTTCGTGGCGATGGTGCTATGCCAGGACACCGACTTCGTACTCCTCGACGAGCCTCTCAACAACCTCGACCTGCGGCACGCCGCGACGATGATGCGTCGGTTGCGAGCCGCAGCTCGTGAGCTGGGTCGTACGGTCGTCGTCGTCCTGCATGACCTCAACGTCGCCTCGTGCTACGCCGACACGATCGTCGCCATGCGTGCGGGCCGGATCGCGGCCTGCGGCTCACCCGAGGAGGTCATCGACGACGAGGTGCTGACCCGCGTCTACGGACTTCCCGTCCGGGTCCACGAACTCGACGGGCAGCGGATCGCGACCTACCACGGCTGA
- a CDS encoding iron chelate uptake ABC transporter family permease subunit, translated as MPRTDTSPHRTPQLTSVAGARPVLRPWVRVGILATVTLAVIAGFLLADTNGYAEFVVPLRIRRLVALVIVGWAIAVSTVLFQTVTGNRILTPSLMGFDALYILLQTVVVFVFTAQLFRDTDPRLVFVVETLLMVAFALTLFRWLFTSGRRELHVLLLVGMVFATLFRSLAGFLQRLIDPSEFQILQDLMFASFTTVDEDLVWISAAIVGGATVFVVRRLHVFDVLALGPATATNLGVDHRREVTRVLTVVAVLVSVSTALVGPITFFGLLVAHLAYQLAGTHRHAVVLPMAGLAAICTLVGGQFLLERVLEVTTTLSVVIEFVGGLTFIALLLHRARRNLT; from the coding sequence ATGCCGCGCACTGACACCTCTCCTCACCGCACCCCGCAGCTCACCTCGGTCGCCGGCGCGCGCCCCGTCCTCCGACCGTGGGTCCGGGTCGGCATCCTCGCGACGGTCACGCTCGCCGTCATCGCCGGGTTCCTGCTGGCCGACACCAACGGCTACGCGGAGTTCGTGGTGCCGCTGCGGATCCGGCGCCTCGTCGCACTCGTCATCGTGGGCTGGGCCATCGCGGTGTCGACGGTGCTCTTCCAGACCGTCACCGGCAACCGGATCCTGACTCCGTCGCTGATGGGTTTCGACGCGCTCTACATCCTGCTCCAGACCGTCGTGGTCTTCGTCTTCACCGCGCAACTCTTCCGTGACACCGACCCCCGGTTGGTGTTCGTGGTCGAGACCCTGCTGATGGTGGCGTTCGCGCTGACACTCTTCCGCTGGCTGTTCACCTCGGGCCGGCGCGAACTGCACGTACTGCTGCTGGTCGGCATGGTGTTCGCGACCCTGTTTCGCAGTCTGGCGGGCTTCTTGCAACGGCTCATCGACCCGAGCGAGTTCCAGATCCTGCAGGACCTGATGTTCGCGTCGTTCACCACGGTCGACGAGGATCTGGTGTGGATCTCGGCGGCCATTGTCGGCGGCGCCACGGTGTTCGTCGTACGTCGCCTGCACGTCTTCGACGTGTTGGCGCTCGGCCCCGCCACCGCCACCAACCTGGGCGTCGACCATCGCCGCGAGGTGACCCGGGTCCTCACGGTCGTGGCCGTCCTGGTCTCGGTCTCCACCGCGCTGGTCGGACCGATCACGTTCTTCGGCCTGCTCGTCGCACACCTCGCCTATCAACTCGCCGGTACCCACCGCCATGCCGTGGTCCTGCCGATGGCCGGCCTAGCCGCGATCTGCACGCTGGTCGGTGGCCAGTTCCTCCTCGAGCGAGTCCTCGAGGTCACCACGACGTTGTCGGTCGTCATCGAGTTCGTCGGCGGCCTTACCTTCATCGCACTGCTCCTGCACCGAGCCCGGAGGAACCTCACATGA
- a CDS encoding iron chelate uptake ABC transporter family permease subunit, whose protein sequence is MSTLTSPRVHTPPIALVGGVVGVLVLAAVSTTIGVSALDFEILMVSRMPRTISLVLAGMAMAVSGLLMQLAVRNRFVEPSMVGTTEAAGLGLVLVTLLWPGVSLMGKMLFACVFALLGTWIFLRVVRLLPATSTVLVPVVGMMLAGVVGAATTFLAFQYDLMQTLNSWMTGDFSGVLRGRYELLWVAAALVAIAFLAADRFTVAGMGESFATSVGLNYRVVLALCLSLVAVISAVVVVTVGVIPFLGLVVPNVVSMLVGDHARRGLPWVALLGAAMVLACDIVGRLIRYPYEVPVGSVMGVVGAVIFLWLLLRRSPDAAH, encoded by the coding sequence ATGTCCACCCTTACCTCGCCCCGCGTACACACCCCGCCGATCGCCCTGGTCGGCGGGGTGGTCGGCGTGCTCGTCCTCGCGGCGGTCAGTACCACGATCGGGGTCTCGGCCCTCGACTTCGAGATCCTCATGGTCTCGCGGATGCCCCGCACGATCTCGCTCGTCCTGGCCGGCATGGCAATGGCCGTCTCCGGCCTGCTGATGCAATTGGCCGTGCGGAACCGGTTCGTCGAACCGTCGATGGTCGGCACCACCGAGGCGGCCGGCCTCGGTCTCGTGCTCGTGACGCTCCTGTGGCCCGGCGTCTCCCTGATGGGCAAGATGCTGTTCGCGTGCGTGTTCGCGCTTCTCGGCACCTGGATCTTCCTCAGGGTCGTACGCCTGCTGCCGGCGACCTCGACCGTCCTGGTGCCGGTGGTCGGGATGATGCTTGCCGGTGTCGTCGGAGCTGCCACGACCTTCCTGGCCTTCCAATACGACCTCATGCAGACCCTCAACAGTTGGATGACCGGCGACTTCTCCGGCGTACTGCGCGGCCGCTACGAACTCCTCTGGGTGGCGGCGGCGCTCGTGGCCATAGCCTTTCTCGCCGCCGACCGGTTCACCGTCGCGGGCATGGGGGAGTCCTTCGCGACCAGCGTGGGACTCAACTACCGCGTGGTACTCGCCCTGTGCCTGTCCCTCGTCGCGGTCATCAGCGCGGTCGTGGTGGTGACAGTCGGCGTCATTCCCTTCCTGGGCCTGGTGGTGCCCAATGTCGTAAGCATGCTGGTCGGCGATCACGCCCGTCGGGGCCTGCCGTGGGTGGCCTTGCTGGGCGCCGCGATGGTCCTGGCCTGCGACATCGTCGGTCGCCTCATCCGTTATCCGTACGAGGTGCCGGTCGGCTCCGTCATGGGTGTGGTGGGCGCGGTCATCTTCCTCTGGTTGCTGTTGCGCAGGAGCCCCGATGCCGCGCACTGA
- a CDS encoding ABC transporter substrate-binding protein: protein MISRPTLRHPYVRGLTPLLAAGLLTLTACGSDAESNSTQVETITVTDSRGSEEVPLNPESVVVYDMGVLDTLDALGVDAVSGVAKGAAPSYLEKYEGDDYVGVGDLFEPDLEAIPQTEPDLIIVGGRSSEMHDTLADAFDGVPVLDMSVDETDYLASAKTNVLELAKIFDKTAEAEAKLAEYDEQVAEINEGAADAGTALVLLTSGGEITAYSLNSRFGFLHEDFGVEAATGELGDTESRHGEAVSFEFVREADPDMLFVVDRDAAIGESGDSAEEVLDNQLVHATKAWQDDRVTYVDGEAWYIVVGGLTGLGTLIEEIKAGIA from the coding sequence ATGATCAGTCGACCCACACTTCGACACCCGTACGTCCGCGGCCTCACGCCGCTGCTGGCCGCGGGGCTGCTCACCCTGACGGCCTGCGGCAGCGACGCCGAGTCGAACAGCACGCAGGTCGAGACCATCACGGTCACCGACTCGCGCGGCAGCGAGGAGGTCCCGCTCAACCCCGAGAGCGTCGTCGTGTACGACATGGGTGTCCTCGACACCCTCGACGCGTTGGGAGTGGACGCCGTCTCCGGCGTGGCCAAGGGCGCTGCCCCGTCCTACCTCGAGAAGTACGAGGGTGACGACTATGTCGGCGTGGGTGACCTCTTCGAGCCCGACCTTGAGGCGATTCCACAGACCGAGCCCGACCTGATCATCGTGGGCGGCCGTTCCTCGGAGATGCACGACACCCTTGCCGACGCCTTCGACGGTGTCCCCGTGCTCGACATGTCGGTGGACGAGACCGACTATCTGGCGTCGGCCAAGACCAACGTCCTCGAACTCGCCAAGATCTTCGACAAGACCGCCGAGGCCGAGGCGAAGTTGGCCGAGTACGACGAGCAGGTCGCCGAGATCAACGAAGGCGCCGCGGACGCCGGCACCGCGCTGGTGCTGCTGACGAGCGGAGGAGAGATCACCGCGTACAGCCTCAACTCCCGCTTCGGCTTCCTCCACGAGGATTTCGGCGTCGAGGCGGCGACCGGCGAACTTGGCGACACCGAGTCGCGCCACGGAGAGGCGGTCTCGTTCGAGTTCGTACGAGAGGCCGACCCCGACATGCTCTTCGTCGTCGACCGTGACGCGGCCATCGGCGAGTCGGGCGACTCCGCCGAAGAGGTCCTCGACAACCAGTTGGTCCACGCGACCAAGGCCTGGCAGGACGATCGGGTCACCTACGTGGACGGCGAGGCCTGGTACATCGTCGTGGGTGGCCTTACCGGCCTCGGCACCCTGATCGAGGAGATCAAGGCAGGCATCGCCTGA
- a CDS encoding gluconokinase — protein sequence MPRHVVFMGVSGTGKSAVGRPVSDALGLVFAEGDEFHPQANIDKMSSGTPLTDEDRWPWLRELAAWTARHAAAGQGTGVSCSALRRAYRDVLREGSPDTVFVHLAGTADVITERVNAREHFMPASLLQSQFATLEDLAPDENGVTVDISAPLDDVIAEVLERLDGR from the coding sequence ATGCCTCGACATGTCGTGTTCATGGGCGTCTCCGGCACCGGCAAGAGTGCTGTCGGACGACCGGTGTCCGACGCGCTCGGTCTTGTCTTCGCCGAAGGTGACGAGTTCCACCCGCAGGCCAACATCGACAAGATGTCGAGCGGGACACCCCTGACGGACGAGGACCGATGGCCCTGGCTTCGCGAGCTCGCCGCCTGGACCGCCCGTCACGCCGCCGCAGGTCAGGGCACCGGGGTCTCGTGTTCGGCGCTGCGCCGGGCCTATCGGGACGTCCTGCGTGAGGGTTCCCCGGACACCGTGTTCGTACATCTGGCCGGGACCGCCGACGTGATCACCGAGCGGGTGAACGCGCGTGAGCACTTCATGCCGGCCAGCCTGTTGCAGTCCCAGTTCGCCACATTGGAGGACCTCGCTCCCGACGAGAACGGCGTGACCGTCGACATCTCGGCGCCCCTCGACGACGTCATCGCCGAGGTGCTCGAGCGGCTGGACGGCCGCTGA
- a CDS encoding GntP family permease, giving the protein MEPMTPAYGTGPLLLIAALAVAVLLFLIMRIKLHAFLALVLVSVLTAVAAKIPMGDIPAVLLGGFGSTLASVALLVALGAMIGRLLEVSGGAQKLADTLIAGFGEKRAPLALGVASLLFGFPIFFDAGLVVFLPIILTVARRFGGSLLFYALPSAGAFAAMHAIIPPHPGPVTAADLLGVNIGVTTLIGIPVAVVTWYVGSYLFSKWAGKKFDIDIPATILGDINDSPEPTDARSPTFGTVLGILLLPLVLISLNTVVSTLATTGTIDGDAWWVGMLKLLGTTAIALLITVFASMWALGLRLGRSNRDVEGLLNDALGPICAIILITGAGGMFGGVLRYTGIGNALADSLNDMGMPLILAAFLIATGLRVAQGSATVALTTTAGLLSPGVLGNPEISTLQGVALVVAIAAGATVLSHVNDSGFWLVSRFFGLSESVTLRTWTVMETTLGLTAFVLALGLWMVG; this is encoded by the coding sequence ATGGAACCGATGACTCCGGCGTACGGCACCGGGCCCCTCCTGCTGATCGCGGCTCTGGCCGTGGCGGTGCTGCTCTTTCTCATCATGAGGATCAAGCTCCATGCCTTCCTCGCTCTGGTGCTGGTCAGCGTGCTGACCGCCGTCGCAGCCAAGATCCCGATGGGCGACATCCCCGCCGTCCTGCTCGGCGGCTTCGGCAGCACCCTGGCGTCGGTGGCCCTCCTGGTCGCACTGGGCGCGATGATCGGGCGCCTGCTGGAGGTGTCAGGGGGCGCTCAGAAGTTGGCCGACACGCTGATCGCGGGCTTCGGGGAGAAGCGCGCACCGTTGGCGCTGGGTGTCGCCTCGCTGCTCTTCGGCTTCCCGATCTTCTTCGACGCAGGTCTGGTCGTGTTCTTGCCGATCATCTTGACGGTGGCGCGGCGCTTCGGCGGATCGCTGCTCTTCTACGCGCTGCCCTCGGCGGGTGCCTTCGCCGCCATGCACGCGATCATCCCGCCTCACCCCGGCCCAGTCACCGCGGCGGACCTGCTGGGCGTCAACATCGGCGTCACGACCCTGATCGGCATTCCGGTCGCGGTGGTCACCTGGTACGTCGGCTCCTACTTGTTCTCCAAGTGGGCAGGCAAGAAGTTCGACATCGACATCCCCGCCACGATCCTCGGCGACATCAATGACTCGCCCGAGCCGACGGATGCCCGTTCGCCCACCTTCGGCACCGTCCTGGGCATCCTGCTGCTCCCCTTGGTGCTCATCTCCCTCAACACGGTGGTCAGCACTCTTGCCACGACCGGCACTATCGACGGCGACGCCTGGTGGGTTGGCATGCTCAAACTTCTCGGTACGACCGCCATTGCTCTGCTCATCACCGTGTTCGCCTCGATGTGGGCGCTGGGCCTGCGGCTGGGCCGCAGCAACCGGGATGTGGAGGGGCTTCTCAACGACGCCCTCGGTCCGATCTGCGCGATCATCCTGATCACCGGTGCCGGTGGCATGTTCGGCGGCGTGTTGCGCTACACCGGCATCGGCAATGCTCTGGCTGACTCGCTCAACGACATGGGTATGCCGCTGATCTTGGCCGCGTTCCTCATCGCTACCGGACTGCGAGTGGCCCAGGGCTCTGCCACGGTCGCGCTCACCACGACGGCCGGCCTGCTCTCGCCCGGAGTGCTCGGCAACCCTGAGATCTCCACCCTCCAGGGCGTAGCGCTGGTGGTCGCGATCGCCGCCGGAGCGACCGTGCTCTCCCACGTCAACGACTCCGGCTTCTGGCTGGTCAGTCGCTTCTTCGGCCTTTCCGAGTCGGTCACGCTGCGGACCTGGACGGTGATGGAGACGACCCTCGGCCTCACCGCGTTCGTCTTGGCTCTGGGCCTCTGGATGGTGGGTTGA
- a CDS encoding zinc ribbon domain-containing protein YjdM: protein MSDQPTCPECASEHTYELGGLTVCSLCGHEWDPADSASAAEPGRVIRDAVGNVLADGDDVTIVKDLKVKGAPKPIKAGTKVRSIRLVDGVGDHDLEANVEGFGPMQLKSSVVKKA, encoded by the coding sequence GTGAGTGACCAACCGACCTGCCCCGAGTGCGCGAGTGAACACACCTATGAACTCGGCGGCCTCACGGTCTGCTCACTGTGCGGGCACGAGTGGGACCCCGCGGACTCCGCCTCTGCCGCCGAGCCCGGCCGAGTGATCCGGGACGCGGTTGGCAATGTGCTGGCGGACGGCGACGATGTCACGATCGTGAAGGACCTCAAGGTCAAAGGCGCGCCGAAGCCGATCAAGGCCGGCACCAAGGTCCGCAGCATCCGACTCGTTGATGGTGTCGGCGACCATGACCTCGAAGCCAACGTCGAGGGGTTTGGCCCCATGCAACTCAAGTCGAGCGTGGTCAAGAAGGCCTGA
- the iolC gene encoding 5-dehydro-2-deoxygluconokinase: MPLKDVRTFARSLGGTATNVAVAAARLGHRSAVLTKVGADGFGEFVREELARLAVDTAFVGAAPDLQTPVVFCALDPPEDPPLTFYRSPIAPDHTLTSADVPWNAISSATVLWVTGTGVSVEPARSTQLEILQRRNRPQPGSGRWTILDLDWRERFWSSVGEARAYFARMLDCVTVAIGNCDEVEVAVGTRDAHEAADRLLGKGVEIAVVKLGAQGVLVATAHQRQVVAPHQVEVVCGLGSGDAFGGAFVHGLLSGWDPVRCAAYGNAAGVLVASRLACAEAMPTKAEVDSLIAAREAPPPDRHCPGEGYSSC, from the coding sequence GTGCCTCTCAAGGACGTGCGGACCTTCGCCAGGTCCCTGGGTGGCACTGCCACTAACGTGGCGGTGGCCGCGGCGCGACTCGGCCACCGCTCCGCGGTCCTGACCAAGGTCGGGGCTGACGGGTTCGGGGAGTTTGTCCGCGAGGAGCTGGCCCGGCTCGCCGTGGACACGGCCTTCGTCGGGGCGGCCCCCGATCTGCAGACACCGGTCGTCTTCTGTGCGCTCGATCCCCCGGAGGACCCGCCGTTGACTTTCTATCGGTCGCCGATCGCCCCCGACCACACCCTCACCTCCGCTGATGTTCCCTGGAACGCGATCTCATCGGCCACGGTGCTGTGGGTAACGGGCACCGGTGTCAGCGTGGAACCGGCCCGGTCGACCCAGCTGGAGATCCTGCAACGACGCAACAGACCCCAACCCGGCTCGGGGCGCTGGACCATCCTCGACCTCGACTGGCGGGAGAGGTTCTGGTCGTCGGTGGGGGAGGCGCGCGCCTACTTCGCCCGCATGCTCGACTGCGTCACCGTCGCGATCGGCAACTGTGACGAGGTCGAGGTGGCGGTCGGGACCCGGGACGCACACGAGGCCGCCGACCGGCTGCTCGGCAAGGGTGTCGAGATCGCGGTCGTCAAGCTCGGCGCCCAGGGTGTACTCGTGGCCACCGCACATCAGCGTCAGGTCGTCGCGCCCCACCAAGTCGAGGTCGTGTGTGGCCTCGGCTCGGGCGATGCCTTCGGCGGGGCGTTCGTCCACGGGCTGCTCTCGGGGTGGGACCCGGTCCGCTGTGCCGCCTATGGCAATGCCGCGGGCGTGCTGGTGGCCTCGCGACTGGCCTGTGCCGAGGCGATGCCGACGAAGGCGGAGGTGGACTCGCTGATCGCGGCGCGGGAGGCGCCCCCGCCTGATCGGCATTGCCCAGGCGAAGGGTATTCATCGTGCTGA
- a CDS encoding CoA-acylating methylmalonate-semialdehyde dehydrogenase produces MTTISHWVGGEAFAGDSESTAPVFNPATGQQQAEVLLGSKADVEAAIESAWQAFPRWSQTSVSARTKVLFAFRQLVNANAERIAAAITDEHGKVLSDALGEVQRGLEVVEFACGIPSMLKGDYSDQVSTGIDTFSFREPLGVVAGITPFNFPAMVPMWMFPVAIACGNTFVLKPSERDPSAAVMLAELWKQAGLPDGVFNVVHGDKLAVDTILDSPRVAAVSFVGSTPIAKYIYERGTANGKRVQALGGAKNHAIVMPDAELDFAADHLSAAAFGSAGERCMAISAAVAVGSAADRIVDAVSERARTVKVGSGRDSASEMGPVVTKQAQERILGLIDSGESQGARLAVDGRGLSVDGYEDGFWVGPTVIDEVTTEMDVYQQEIFGPVLSVVRSDSVDEAIELINSNPFGNGTAIFTNSGEAARRFQRGVHVGMIGINVPIPVPMAFYSFGGWKDSLFGDQHVHGPEGVGFYTRAKVVTSRWPQVSHDSGAKLPLPDRQLNGREHTGLEDPCRPWICSRWGEWAWISIRSSPECLSRTCGPSPGPWVALPLTWRWPRRDSATAPRS; encoded by the coding sequence ATGACCACCATCTCCCACTGGGTCGGCGGCGAGGCGTTCGCCGGCGACTCCGAGTCCACCGCCCCCGTCTTCAACCCCGCGACCGGGCAGCAGCAGGCCGAGGTGCTGCTGGGCTCCAAGGCGGACGTCGAAGCGGCGATCGAGTCGGCGTGGCAGGCCTTCCCGAGGTGGTCGCAGACCTCGGTCAGCGCCCGGACCAAGGTCCTCTTCGCCTTCCGTCAGCTGGTCAACGCAAACGCCGAGCGGATCGCCGCTGCGATCACCGACGAGCACGGCAAGGTCCTCTCCGACGCACTCGGGGAGGTCCAGCGTGGTCTCGAGGTCGTCGAGTTCGCGTGCGGGATCCCCAGCATGCTCAAGGGCGACTACTCCGACCAGGTGTCCACCGGCATCGACACCTTCTCCTTCCGCGAGCCGCTCGGTGTGGTTGCTGGCATCACACCCTTCAACTTCCCGGCCATGGTGCCGATGTGGATGTTCCCCGTCGCCATCGCCTGCGGAAACACCTTCGTGCTCAAGCCCAGCGAGCGCGATCCCTCCGCAGCAGTAATGTTGGCCGAGTTGTGGAAGCAGGCGGGGCTGCCGGACGGCGTCTTCAACGTCGTGCACGGCGACAAGCTCGCGGTCGACACGATCCTCGACTCGCCCCGGGTGGCTGCGGTCTCCTTCGTCGGCTCCACCCCGATCGCCAAGTACATCTACGAGCGCGGGACCGCCAACGGCAAGCGGGTGCAGGCCCTCGGCGGAGCCAAGAACCACGCCATCGTGATGCCCGACGCCGAGCTGGACTTCGCCGCGGACCACCTCTCTGCCGCGGCCTTCGGCTCCGCGGGCGAGAGGTGCATGGCGATCTCAGCAGCCGTCGCAGTGGGTTCGGCCGCTGACCGCATCGTCGATGCAGTCAGCGAGCGGGCGCGCACGGTCAAGGTCGGCTCCGGTCGGGACTCGGCCAGCGAAATGGGCCCGGTGGTGACCAAGCAGGCCCAGGAGCGGATCCTGGGACTCATCGACAGCGGGGAGTCGCAGGGAGCACGTCTGGCGGTTGACGGCCGGGGGCTCTCGGTCGACGGCTATGAGGACGGGTTCTGGGTCGGGCCAACGGTGATCGACGAGGTCACCACCGAGATGGACGTCTATCAGCAGGAGATTTTCGGGCCAGTGCTCTCGGTCGTGCGCAGCGACTCCGTCGACGAGGCCATCGAACTGATCAACAGCAACCCCTTCGGCAACGGCACGGCGATCTTCACCAACTCCGGTGAGGCGGCCCGCCGCTTCCAGCGCGGAGTCCACGTCGGCATGATCGGCATCAACGTGCCGATCCCGGTGCCGATGGCCTTCTATTCCTTCGGTGGCTGGAAGGACTCGCTGTTCGGCGACCAGCACGTCCATGGGCCTGAGGGCGTCGGGTTCTACACTCGGGCCAAGGTCGTCACCTCTCGGTGGCCCCAGGTGAGCCACGACAGCGGGGCGAAGCTTCCACTTCCCGACCGCCAACTGAACGGCCGAGAGCACACCGGACTGGAGGACCCATGTCGCCCCTGGATCTGCTCACGGTGGGGCGAGTGGGCGTGGATCTCTATCCGGAGCAGTCCGGAGTGCCTCTCAAGGACGTGCGGACCTTCGCCAGGTCCCTGGGTGGCACTGCCACTAACGTGGCGGTGGCCGCGGCGCGACTCGGCCACCGCTCCGCGGTCCTGA